Genomic segment of bacterium:
GGTTCGATGCAGGGTTTGATGAAGCCGGATGTGAGCATGCCGACTACCGTGCGGACTTGCTCTCCGGGTGGCGGGTATGAAACTGGATTTAATGGAACTTCGGCAGCGACTCCACATCTTGGCGGTGCTCTTTGTCTACTGTTGTCAGCCGCACCGGAAGCAATGATTTCTGATGTTTGTCAAGCCCTGAAAATGACAGGTGATACAACAAATATCAATGGTCAATATCATCTGTATGGTACGGGACGTGTCCGATTACTACCAGCAATTAATTATCTCATGGGACTGCAGGTTAACGGTTCGCTTAGTGGTGTCGTGACCGATACAATTACGCGCTTACCGATGAGTGACGTCCGGATCGAAGTACAATCGACATTCCCGGTTGTTACGACGACCGATGCCGAAGGAAGATTCTTTGCCCAACGTGTTCGTCCCGGAAATTGGAATGTCGTTGCTACGAAAGCTGGCTATTTAGCAGCACAATTATTGTCAGTCGCAATCGATACGAATGAAACAACTGTAGTTGAAATTGGAATGGCAGGTCCGCGGATAGCAATCAGCCCTGATACCCTCCGAATAAGTGTTCCACAAGGTGCATCAGATGTTTCGTTTATCCGGATTGAAAACAATGGTGTTGATACCGTTCGTTGGCAAGCGCGTACACTGCGACCCAGCAGTGGCGCTGATACGACCGGTCAACCCTTACTCAACATCAACGTAACCCAACTAACTGGCGAAACTCAGTTGAATGGCGTCGAATGGGCGTGGGGTTACATCTGGGCAACCGGTTCCAATAGTGCCTCGGAGCCCAATAAAGTATACAAGTTTAGTCGAACAGGTGCTTTACTTGCATCTTATGATGCACCACATCAAAATAACGTGATTGGATTACGTGATTTAGCCTTTGATGGACAATACCTTTGGGCGTCGGAACCGGCGTCAGGTACCGGTTGGATTTATGGCTTCGATTCACTCTGTGTGTTACGTGATAGTATCCCATTAGCGAACATTAATCCAGCGCGCGCTGTCGCCTATGACCCCGCCGAGCAAGTTTATTACGTCGCCGATAATCTCTCCAGCATTTATGGATACCGGAGAAATGGGCAGACCGCGCGGGTGATTCCGAATCCGCAACAATCCTATCACATCTTTGGCATGGCTTGGTATCCCGCCGATCCCGATGGTATGCCGTTGTATGTCTTCTCGCAAGACAGTACGCCAATGATGAAACTCTCGAAAGTGAACATTGCAACGAATCAATTCCGGGTTGTTGGATTGGTTGATACAACAACTGGCTATACTTCCGGTGGTTTAGCGATTGCAACCGATTGGGATTTTACGACCACCGCTCTGTTGGCAGTTGCAAAAGGTACTTCACAAGATGACTTCATTCGCGTGAAAGAGTTATCGTTCCGTCATCCTTGGGCGGTGCTGAATCGCACAGCAGGATCTGTTGCAGGTGGAGTGGCAGACTCGGTACGCATCGACTTTTCCGGGGTTACGACTCCATTAGGTGATTGGCCGTTGGAAATTCAATTCACTCATAACACACCACAGCCGATGAAATCGGTTCTCACTGTGTTGTCGGTCTATGAAGTTAGCGTCGATCCCAATCATCAGGTGGGAATCCCTTCGACGTTTACCGTCGGCGAGTTGTATCCGAATCCCTTTAATCCAAAATCGCAAATCAAGGTATCGCTGCCACAAGCGAGCAACCTTAAGATTGTGCTTTTCGACCGGATTGGCCGTGAAGCTGCCAGTATCGAACAGAAAGGTCTGCAAGCCGGCGCGCATGCGGTGACGGTGGATGGTACGAACTTAGCGAGTGGATTGTATTTCCTGAAAATTGAAACCAATGCCGGTGTTGCAGTACGAAAAGGAGTTCTCCTGAAATGAAACGCGTTGTACAACTTTTCATTCTCGTAATGGTAGTTTTGTCGGCAAGCTTTGGGTTTGCACAGGATAAAGCGCCGTCAGTTACGCTAAAGGGTTTCGATGGAAACGCGGTCGAACTATCCCAGTATTGGGAGAATGGGCCAGTGCTGATCGATTTCTGGGCGACCTGGTGTACCCCATGTAAAGAGTCGCTGCCCCATTTCGATGAGATTTACGCGAAGTACAAAGACAAAGGTTTGCAGGTGTTAGCAATTTCAGTCGATGCTCCCAAATCGATGTCGAAAGTGCAACCGTTCATCGTCGGTGAGGGCTTTACCTTTACGACCTTACTCGACCCCAACAGCGAAGGATTGAAAGCATTCGGTGCGAAGAATATCCCCCACACTGTGTTAGTCGGTAAGGGGGGTAAAATTCTTCATACGAAATTCGGGTACCTCCCCGGTGACGAAGAAAAACTGGAAGAGGAAGTGAAGAAGGCGCTTGCCGAAATCGCTGTTCCCGAATCGAAATCCGAAGCGGTGAAAGAAGGAACGCCCAATGCGAAGTAAGTTTGTAACGCTCGCTATCGCATGTACAACATGTCTGTCACTATCGATAGAAAGCAGTGCCCAACTTCCCGGGAATGCTTCGGCTACTATGTCCAATCGAACGAATTGGGCGGATGGTGTAGAGCAGGAACTGTCAACCGGGAATGATAAACGGAAGTTATACTTCGAGAATATCTTTGAAGCGCGTATCGCAATTTCCGAGCAGTTTACCGCCGGATTGCGACACACGACTTACCAACCGAGTTACTGGAACGAACGAGTCACCGGAATCGAGTCGCTCGATAAAAAATGGTTGCAGTATTCGCGAGACTTCTATTCGATTCGAGTTGGAAATAGCTATACCTCCTGGGGACGCGGGCTAACGCTTTCGTTACAGGAAGATTTCGACCAGGGGTTGGATGCCGGAATCGATGGATTGCTCCTGAAATTCAATAAGGGACCGGTTGCGGTAGAAGTGATTCGTGGTTCGTCGGAAGATGATCCTGCCGGTCTTACTAAACCGAATGACATTGAAGGTATCAATACCGAAGTCAGTTTTACCGGTGGTAAAGTTGGCGCGAGCTACCTGCGGATACTACCAGATGGTTCCTACTTGGAACAAAAAATTCCCGGCGGTTATGTTTCTTATCAAAAGACCATTCGCGGAATCGGTTTGGTGAGTGGTTGGGTAGAGGCATCGTGGCAGGCTTTTCCCAATAAAACCAAATTGAACAATCGCGGTTGGTTCGGTTCGTTTGCCGTTGCCCGAAAAGGATTATCGATTCTATGCGAGTATAAAGATTACCAATACGAAAAAGCGTTTGGAAACCTATTACCTTTCCAAGCTCCACCAATTTTACAGCGCGAGCTCATTTCTAAATTGATGTCATCTCATCCCCATAATCCGCGCTACGAAGATGAAATCGGTTGGCAACTCGAAGCGAATTACAAACCGTCGAAGCGGCTTGGTCTATCGTTCTACACTGCACAATCGTCGATTCACCACGGTTCGCCGCTACCCTCGATGGAAGAGAAAGAGTCGCCGTTCTGGGAAGCGTTGGTTGAAACGAATTGGAAAGTTCGGCCGACGACTAATCTCCGCTTTCAAGTGGCACGGTTTGAGGAAGCAATCTGGAACGATCAATTCGGTATCGCTTCCGTTCACAACGAGCGTACTGGTTTATTGCTGGGAATTCAATCGCCGTTGTTTTGGAAATTGACTGTTGACGGCTCCGTTGAGCAGATGATGACGACGAATGTTCTCCGCGACGAAGATATCACCGATCAATACATCAGCGCAACGTTCTCGATTCCCGGCACTGGCGCATTTTCGGTTTCGTTCGATCATACCGACGACGATCAGGAAGTCGGCGGCCCTAACTGGATTGGAGCAGAACTAACCGCGCCGATTCACGACGGCATTCAAATTCAATGTTTTGGTGGGAAAGAACGCGGTGGCATCAAATGCAGTAGCGGACGTTGCCGCTTAGTGAATCCGTTCGAGGGAGTGCGCATCGGTGTCGAAGCCACCTTCTGAGCGGCATCCGGCAGCCATCGGCAAACTACTGGAACACCCGATAATTCAGGCGCTCTCGTTACATCCAACGGCAGCAAAAGCGTTGTGTCGGGAAGAGGCGCAGCGACAACGTGACGGGAATTTTCCTGTTGGTTCGCCATTAGAAGGTGGTGCTGAACGGATTGCCGAAACCACCCAATCGATTTTATCTCCCGGTTATCCCAAAGTAATTAACGCGACCGGTGTGTTACTGCACACCGGTTTAGGTCGTGCCCTCTTAGCCGATGCCGCCATAACCGCTATGATGGAAGCGGCGCAGTCCTGTTA
This window contains:
- a CDS encoding S8 family serine peptidase translates to MKKLHVFLLIVLTMGICVTASARVGSTERFRNAIATTAPDEFVRVTVAFWDQINTADLEKLVAGKARREWRKVTIPAMMEFADQSQNRVRSELYGMEQTGDVRNIRIIWTSNEINFEAKVSSLQGFFDRFNELRSIDLDPNIPIDQLIDTQRDVIAPPPPQINTIGWGIQDIQAPQIWSMGYTGQGIVIANIDTGCDTTHAALVGRIWHNPGEIFNNGIDDDNNGYIDDNWGWNFDSNNNNPAYVTQSHGTNTSGIMVGQAINDTIGVAPGAKLMVLKNESGGEAGYRLASQYAVRSGADVISSSLSYKWPSGPDYQAMRIAMIAEYYAGVIRANSIGNQGNSLGTYPIPFNIATPGNCPPPWLHPYQTIRGGISSVMGCGAYESNQTFATYTGRGPAAWDTIMTPSRPELPDSLADYPWRNGSMQGLMKPDVSMPTTVRTCSPGGGYETGFNGTSAATPHLGGALCLLLSAAPEAMISDVCQALKMTGDTTNINGQYHLYGTGRVRLLPAINYLMGLQVNGSLSGVVTDTITRLPMSDVRIEVQSTFPVVTTTDAEGRFFAQRVRPGNWNVVATKAGYLAAQLLSVAIDTNETTVVEIGMAGPRIAISPDTLRISVPQGASDVSFIRIENNGVDTVRWQARTLRPSSGADTTGQPLLNINVTQLTGETQLNGVEWAWGYIWATGSNSASEPNKVYKFSRTGALLASYDAPHQNNVIGLRDLAFDGQYLWASEPASGTGWIYGFDSLCVLRDSIPLANINPARAVAYDPAEQVYYVADNLSSIYGYRRNGQTARVIPNPQQSYHIFGMAWYPADPDGMPLYVFSQDSTPMMKLSKVNIATNQFRVVGLVDTTTGYTSGGLAIATDWDFTTTALLAVAKGTSQDDFIRVKELSFRHPWAVLNRTAGSVAGGVADSVRIDFSGVTTPLGDWPLEIQFTHNTPQPMKSVLTVLSVYEVSVDPNHQVGIPSTFTVGELYPNPFNPKSQIKVSLPQASNLKIVLFDRIGREAASIEQKGLQAGAHAVTVDGTNLASGLYFLKIETNAGVAVRKGVLLK
- a CDS encoding TlpA family protein disulfide reductase, producing the protein MKRVVQLFILVMVVLSASFGFAQDKAPSVTLKGFDGNAVELSQYWENGPVLIDFWATWCTPCKESLPHFDEIYAKYKDKGLQVLAISVDAPKSMSKVQPFIVGEGFTFTTLLDPNSEGLKAFGAKNIPHTVLVGKGGKILHTKFGYLPGDEEKLEEEVKKALAEIAVPESKSEAVKEGTPNAK
- a CDS encoding DUF6029 family protein, producing the protein MRSKFVTLAIACTTCLSLSIESSAQLPGNASATMSNRTNWADGVEQELSTGNDKRKLYFENIFEARIAISEQFTAGLRHTTYQPSYWNERVTGIESLDKKWLQYSRDFYSIRVGNSYTSWGRGLTLSLQEDFDQGLDAGIDGLLLKFNKGPVAVEVIRGSSEDDPAGLTKPNDIEGINTEVSFTGGKVGASYLRILPDGSYLEQKIPGGYVSYQKTIRGIGLVSGWVEASWQAFPNKTKLNNRGWFGSFAVARKGLSILCEYKDYQYEKAFGNLLPFQAPPILQRELISKLMSSHPHNPRYEDEIGWQLEANYKPSKRLGLSFYTAQSSIHHGSPLPSMEEKESPFWEALVETNWKVRPTTNLRFQVARFEEAIWNDQFGIASVHNERTGLLLGIQSPLFWKLTVDGSVEQMMTTNVLRDEDITDQYISATFSIPGTGAFSVSFDHTDDDQEVGGPNWIGAELTAPIHDGIQIQCFGGKERGGIKCSSGRCRLVNPFEGVRIGVEATF